One window of Pocillopora verrucosa isolate sample1 chromosome 9, ASM3666991v2, whole genome shotgun sequence genomic DNA carries:
- the LOC131793837 gene encoding membrane progestin receptor gamma: MKSRRHQENSDLNFNRAKDNCYLPDFKVPFEFREPYILTGYRRPQLSAWECLLSLFKRTNETINVWSHVAAFAVFVIRSIIVFRQHNPFEDAFVYPLLSFAIGTSAMFFMSSGAHLFNSMSSKIRHVCFFFDYAAIGVYAFSVGQAMYFYSRPLNSDRLMFRSHSLFMVVCVMVSIFSTFSCCASRHRWIDFKFLIRTGTFAASFFINTLPYWLRMYDCSSEVDCNVVSIPYFKRQFMFFAVAALANGSRLPERLLPGVFDFCGQSHHFLHILCAIGAVDEYSALYLDMLGRRQALENLSNLPTFTNSLCVILLVLACNVAVVIWFTKSMKSVESANNTSSSDKDD; this comes from the coding sequence ATGAAGTCTCGTCGTCACCAAGAAAACTCAGATCTTAATTTTAATCGCGCCAAAGACAACTGCTATCTTCCTGACTTCAAGGTTCCATTTGAATTTCGTGAACCATACATTTTAACCGGCTATCGCCGTCCACAATTGTCTGCTTGGGAATGTTTACTGAGTTTGTTCAAGAGAACGAACGAAACCATCAATGTTTGGTCACATGTTGCTGCCTTTGCTGTCTTCGTTATTCGCTCGATCATCGTCTTCAGGCAGCACAATCCATTTGAGGATGCTTTTGTTTATCCGTTACTTTCCTTTGCTATTGGGACATCAGCTATGTTCTTCATGAGCTCAGGAGCGCACCTTTTCAACTCGATGTCGAGCAAGATTCGCCATGTTTGCTTCTTCTTCGACTACGCTGCTATTGGAGTGTACGCGTTTTCTGTGGGACAGGCCATGTACTTTTACTCAAGACCTTTAAATAGTGACAGGCTGATGTTTCGATCCCATTCACTTTTCATGGTTGTTTGTGTCATGGTCTCCATTTTTTCGACTTTTTCCTGTTGTGCATCCAGACACCGTTGGATCGATTTCAAGTTCCTAATTCGAACCGGAACATTCGCGGCATCTTTTTTTATAAACACGCTGCCATATTGGCTGCGGATGTACGACTGTTCATCAGAAGTAGATTGTAATGTTGTGTCTATCCCGTATTTTAAGCGACAGTTTATGTTCTTTGCGGTAGCTGCTTTGGCTAACGGTAGCAGGTTGCCAGAGAGACTTCTACCGGGCGTGTTCGATTTCTGTGGCCAAAGTCATCACTTTTTACACATACTTTGTGCGATCGGAGCAGTGGATGAATATTCAGCCCTTTATTTGGACATGTTAGGAAGGAGGCaggctttggaaaatttatcaaACCTACCCACCTTTACAAACAGCCTTTGTGTGATACTGCTTGTACTCGCATGTAATGTTGCGGTGGTTATCTGGTTTACAAAGTCAATGAAGTCGGTTGAGAGTGCAAACAACACCAGTTCTTCAGATAAAGATGACTAA
- the LOC131793869 gene encoding uncharacterized protein has product MKQLFQRQFICRLVTRHFRALHSQSAKVASRNLTEDLGTGTSATLVNNSEAYFTKSFPLFATVPFLLQRPNSYILNITSDGRVFPDGNPGCDAILPEIPKERIGELIFPHHSRIIRTIIRDHDTHELTIGDDTQNTKTLQCKRFKGIRKIRRKKMNKHKYRKRRKRDLFKRRHIKVFREKRKEKRKEEEQKAELEEAQELNKNEDII; this is encoded by the exons ATGAAGCAGTTATTTCAAAGGCAGTTTATCTGTCGATTAGTTACTCGGCATTTTCGAGCTCTACACAGTCAGAGTGCAAAAGTGGCGTCTCGCAATTTGACAGAAG ATTTGGGAACTGGAACATCAGCAACATTAGTGAACAACAGTGAGGCATATTTCACCAAAAGTTTTCCTCTATTTGCCACTGTTCCCTTTTTACTTCAGAGACCAAATTCATATATTCTAAACATAACCAGTGATGGGAGAGTTTTCCCAGATGGAAACCCTGGATGTGATGCAATATTGCCTGAGATTCCAAAGGAAAGAATTGGAGAGTTGATTTTTCCACATCATTCAAGGATCATCAGAACAATCATCAGGGATCATGACACACATGAACTTACAATTGGTGATGACACACAAAATACCAAAACCTTACAGTGCAAGAGATTTAAGGGCATTCGTAAGATACGTCGTAAGAAGATGAATAAGCACAAGTAcagaaaaagaaggaagcgaGACTTATTCAAACGTAGGCACATAAAAGTTTttagggaaaaaaggaaagaaaaaaggaaggaagaagaGCAGAAGGCTGAGCTGGAGGAGGCCCAGGAACTCAACAAGAATGAAGACATCATTTAA
- the LOC131793832 gene encoding uncharacterized protein: protein MMRFAHFVSLFLVCVLMVHAVDGRKHHRHMKRGKERMRPEEGAREIVPKLVRNTNKATDAVLDVVKNDNKATAENKVLPLIKQDTAITASDVQVEAEELPVQTKHRRGRKGRERFAFRKKDEGFHKHKRGFHKRHRGHRKRGHPKINEENLNIKNLGKLIKRAKHMGRKQNREQLKKDNTH from the exons ATGATGAGGTTCGCACATTTTGTTTCGCTGTTTCTTGTCTGCGTTTTGATGGTTCATGCTGTCGATGGCAGAAAACACCACCGTCACATGAAACGAGGGAAGGAGCGAATGAGGCCAGAGGAAGGTGCGAGAGAGATCGTGCCTAAGTTAGTGCGAAACACCAACAAAGCTACAGATGCTGTCCTTGACGTAGTCAAAAATGATAACAAGGCTACTGCTGAGAACAAG GTGCTGCCTCTGATTAAACAAGATACAGCCATAACAGCTTCTGACGTCCAAGTAGAAGCAGAAGAACTTCCCGTCCAAACAAAACACCGCAGAGGCCGTAAGGGACGCGAACGGTTTGCTTTCCGCAAGAAGGACGAAGGTTTTCACAAGCACAAACGCGGCTTCCACAAAAGGCATCGTGGCCACCGGAAGCGTGGCCACCCAAAGATCAATGAGGAAAACTTGAACATCAAGAACTTGGGCAAACTCATAAAGAGAGCGAAGCATATGGGTAGGAAGCAAAACCGCGAGCAACTGAAAAAAGACAATACACATTAA